The genomic segment TGTGAATTCGTCGAACGGCTCCATCCGAATATCGTCATCGAGCGCATGTTCGGTGAAGCGCCCTTCGGGCTACTGGTCGCGCCGAATTGGGGGCGTTCAAAGAACGACCTGGTGCTGGACATCAAGAGGATTTTCGAAGAGCGGAATATCCGGCAAGGTTCAAAAAGAAATTAGCCACAAAAGGCACATAAGGGATCTCTTTTGTGCCTTTTGTGGCTAATCTTCTGTTGCCAATCTTACGACGAACGGCTTCAGATCGTGGCTGCGAAGTTCCGCGACAATCTTGTTTGCGGTCTCCATATCGGGCTCGCCGATGCGAACCCGGTACAACACCTTATCTGCAGACGTGGGTTGAACGGTTACACCCATGTATTTCTTCTCGAGTTTTTTCGCCAATTCTTCGGCTTTCTTCTGGTTCTCGAATGCAGCCACCTGTACCGCAAACGGCGCAGGCGGGATCGGCGCCTTCGCGAATTCGCCTTCCTTCAGCACAATGAGCTTGACGGGTGCGATTCCCGGCCCGACCAGGTCGATCTGTTTCGCAGCGAGCAACGACAGGTCGATGACCCGGCCTTTGACAAACGGCCCGCGATCGTTGATCCGCACATCCACCTGGCGGCCGTTGGTTTTGTTCGTGACGCGCACCATCGTGTTGAACGGAAGCGTGCGATGCGCGGCCGTCAATTGCTGGTAGGTGTCGAAGATTTCGCCGTTCGCGGTTTTCCGGCCGTTGTAAGGCTCGGCATAGTAGGATGCCAGGCCTTCCAGTTCCGAGGGTGAGATGGAACCCGGCTGGGGCGCCTTGACCCGAACATTCTTGTGCCCGCAAGCCGACAGAAAAACGAGCGACGCGATAACGAATGCCAGACGACGCACGGAACTGTAATAACATACCGGCGTCTTTCACCACAACAGTTTGCTGCGATGGGACGGCCTGAGCCCCACGGCTGGTACAAAACTTGATTTCGACATGGCTTGTGAGCGACTGCGCTAGAATTGTCGGTTCATGGTTCTTGCACTACTGACATCCGCTCTTTTATCAATTATTTGCTTTGTCACGACGATGCTTATGGGGTTCGGGGTTGTGAAAGTGGCGCTCGCCCAGCATGTGCTCTTAGGCTTCTTCACGACATTTCTCGTGACGCTGTCGCAGAGCATGACGATGTTTTACTTCATCGGCACCGGCAAACACGTCAAGGATCTGGTGGTCGCCCTGCCCTCGGGGCCTCAGTTCGTTCAGCGCACGAAGGTTTTCAAAGCGCAGGCTTTTCCTCCGGCTCTGTGGGCGATGCTCTTCACCATGGCAACCATGATCATCGGCGGGGGCGTGCACACGCATGTCGCCTGGACACCGCCGATCCTTCATGCGGCGCTTGCGGTGTTATCGTTGTACTTCAATGTCGTAGCGTTTTACAGGAACGCGAAGTACATGATCGAGAACAACATCCTCATGGAGGAACTCGATCGCGTGCTCGGGGCGTAGGCGCGTGCGCGCTCTGCTCTCCCGGCTGACACACTCCTCGCGGCTGGAATCTCCCGAGCTCGAAACGGCCGAACAGATCGATGCCTTCATCGATTCACGCGCCCTCGAATACGCCACGAAAATCGAAGACGATTTCGTCAAACGCGCTTTGGGACTTGGCGTCGACGGCGGCATGATTCTCGACGTGGGCACACGTGTCGGGCTGATCGTCCTCAAAGTGCTCTGGCAGAACGAAAACTTTTACGCCATCGGCATGGATCGATCGAGCCTGATGATCGATCGCGCCCGGGAGACGGCTACGGCCTGGGAACTTGAAGAACGCGCGTTTTTCCAGGTCGGCGATGCGCGGAAAATGCGGCTGAAGACGGGCTATTTCGATCTCGTCATCTCCGACTCGACACTGCATGTGTTCGACGATCCGTTGTCCGTCCTGCAGGAAATGGGCCGCGTTCTGAAACCAAGAGGGGGTCTCCTGATTCGCGATCTCAAGAGACCGCGCCGGTTTCAAATGCAGCGCGCCATCGAGACGCATACCGCGAGATACGGCAGCCGCATGCGGGCGCATGTCGAGACAACTCTCCGCGCGGGATTCACACGCGGTGAAATCGAAGGACTTCTGCAGGCTTCCGGACTGGAGCGTGTACGACTGACGGAAGACGAAACCCATTTCCTGATCGAACGCACCGGCGAAAGCGATCCCAATTCCTGGATCAAGGCGAGGGAGCAATACCGGTGAAAGTTCTCATCATTGGCGGGAACGCCGCCGGACTCACCGCGGCCGCGCGCGCCAAGCGGATCGACCCGCGGCTCGACATCACCGTCCTCGAGAAGAGCCCCGACATCTCGTACAGCACATGCGGCATTCCGTACTTCCTCGCGAAGATGGTGACCGACGACGATCTGATCTCGTATACGCCCGAGTCTTTCCAGAAAGAGCGCGGCATCAAGGTTCAGAATCAGACGAAGGCCGATGAGATCGTGCCGGGACGCAAACGAGTGTTGTGCACACGAACCGATACGGGCGAACGGACGGAAGTCTCCTTCGATCGCCTCCTGATCGCAACCGGCGTCAAACCCCGATTGCCCGACATCCCCGGTACGAACCTCCGGAACGTATTCACTTTGACCAATCTCCAGGACGCCCTTCGAATCCACGACGCCCTCCCACAGACCCAGAGCGTCGCTATCATCGGAGCCGGCTATGTCGGACTGGAGATGACAGAATCACTTCACGCCCTGGGTAAGACAGTTCACCTGTACGAGCGTGAGGCTCACGTCCTCCCCGGTCTCGATGCGGACATGGCCCAGATCGTCGAATACGAACTGCGGCGATTCGGCGTCCGGCTTTCCACAAGCGCCAAGGTGCTCGCGCTGGTCGGCAGTGACAACAAATTGACCGGCGTGAAGGCCGCGAGTGGTCTGGGAATCGCTCCGGCTGAGATGGTATTGCTGGACACCGGAGTGGGACCGAACGTGGAACTCGCTCAAGCGGCGGGAATTCAAACCGGTGTGACGGGAGGGATTTCCATCAACACATACATGGAAACGAACGTGCCGGGGATTTTTGCGGCTGGTAACTGCGCCGAGACGTTCTGTGCGATCCGGCGGCGGCCGGTGTTGAACTACATTGGAACCGTCGCCGCCAAGCAAGGCCGGGTGGCCGGCGAGAACATGGCTGCAGGGCGCGCAAAGTTTTTCGGGGCGCTAGGTACCACGGTCTTGAAGGTTTTCGATCTGGCGGTCGCTCGAACGGGCCTCTGCTCGGAAGACGCGGCCGCGGAAGGCATGCCGGTGGT from the Terriglobia bacterium genome contains:
- a CDS encoding septal ring lytic transglycosylase RlpA family protein; the encoded protein is MRRLAFVIASLVFLSACGHKNVRVKAPQPGSISPSELEGLASYYAEPYNGRKTANGEIFDTYQQLTAAHRTLPFNTMVRVTNKTNGRQVDVRINDRGPFVKGRVIDLSLLAAKQIDLVGPGIAPVKLIVLKEGEFAKAPIPPAPFAVQVAAFENQKKAEELAKKLEKKYMGVTVQPTSADKVLYRVRIGEPDMETANKIVAELRSHDLKPFVVRLATED
- a CDS encoding class I SAM-dependent methyltransferase; translated protein: MRALLSRLTHSSRLESPELETAEQIDAFIDSRALEYATKIEDDFVKRALGLGVDGGMILDVGTRVGLIVLKVLWQNENFYAIGMDRSSLMIDRARETATAWELEERAFFQVGDARKMRLKTGYFDLVISDSTLHVFDDPLSVLQEMGRVLKPRGGLLIRDLKRPRRFQMQRAIETHTARYGSRMRAHVETTLRAGFTRGEIEGLLQASGLERVRLTEDETHFLIERTGESDPNSWIKAREQYR
- a CDS encoding FAD-dependent oxidoreductase, with the translated sequence MKVLIIGGNAAGLTAAARAKRIDPRLDITVLEKSPDISYSTCGIPYFLAKMVTDDDLISYTPESFQKERGIKVQNQTKADEIVPGRKRVLCTRTDTGERTEVSFDRLLIATGVKPRLPDIPGTNLRNVFTLTNLQDALRIHDALPQTQSVAIIGAGYVGLEMTESLHALGKTVHLYEREAHVLPGLDADMAQIVEYELRRFGVRLSTSAKVLALVGSDNKLTGVKAASGLGIAPAEMVLLDTGVGPNVELAQAAGIQTGVTGGISINTYMETNVPGIFAAGNCAETFCAIRRRPVLNYIGTVAAKQGRVAGENMAAGRAKFFGALGTTVLKVFDLAVARTGLCSEDAAAEGMPVVSARIEALDRAAYYPAARKIWVKLIVEREGRKLVGAQVVGYGDASKRVDVAATAITAGLRIDELAQLDLAYSPPYGNLWDPLLIAAQAVLRNLAL